A genome region from Nocardioides cynanchi includes the following:
- a CDS encoding Gfo/Idh/MocA family protein, with protein MTTSWGILATGRIAHSFAADLRHVPGARLGAVGSRTPGSAETFAHEYGDGSTRAHPSYDALVADPDVDVVYVASPHALHLEHARLAFAAGKPVLCEKPLTITRADAEALFESAGDLFCMEAMWMACHPLVREVQRRLLAGDFGTPRQVHADLGFVVPETAGARMVERDLGAGALLDMGIYPLTFARMMLGPFTGVAASADLAGSGIDLDVAVAGRHESGAVSALTTSMTAKSPRSASIATDLGRIDLPADFHHPPYAVWNPAGGEPQRIQTPAPVLGTGLGNEAAHVQDCLRDGLAESPLVPRAQTLELLGVMDDIRRIIGVHYPADDASAGQQTAPVDEVGRPHPR; from the coding sequence ATGACCACCTCCTGGGGGATCCTCGCGACCGGCCGCATCGCACACTCGTTCGCCGCCGACCTGCGCCACGTCCCGGGCGCCCGCCTGGGAGCCGTCGGCTCCCGCACGCCCGGCTCGGCGGAGACCTTCGCCCACGAGTACGGCGACGGGTCGACCCGCGCGCACCCGTCGTACGACGCCCTGGTCGCCGACCCCGACGTCGACGTGGTCTACGTCGCCAGCCCGCACGCCCTGCACCTCGAGCACGCCCGGCTCGCCTTCGCCGCGGGCAAGCCGGTGCTCTGCGAGAAGCCACTGACGATCACCCGCGCCGACGCGGAGGCCCTGTTCGAGTCGGCCGGGGACCTGTTCTGCATGGAGGCGATGTGGATGGCCTGCCACCCGCTCGTGCGCGAGGTGCAGCGACGGCTCCTCGCGGGCGACTTCGGCACCCCCCGGCAGGTGCATGCCGACCTCGGCTTCGTCGTGCCGGAGACCGCCGGCGCCCGGATGGTCGAGCGCGACCTGGGCGCGGGAGCCCTGCTGGACATGGGGATCTACCCGCTGACCTTCGCCCGGATGATGCTCGGGCCGTTCACCGGGGTCGCGGCCAGCGCCGACCTCGCCGGCAGCGGGATCGACCTCGACGTGGCGGTGGCCGGCCGTCACGAGAGCGGCGCGGTGTCGGCCCTGACCACCTCGATGACCGCCAAGAGCCCGCGCAGCGCCAGCATCGCCACCGACCTCGGCCGTATCGACCTGCCCGCCGACTTCCACCACCCGCCGTACGCCGTGTGGAACCCCGCAGGCGGCGAGCCCCAGCGGATCCAGACCCCGGCCCCGGTCCTCGGCACCGGCCTCGGCAACGAGGCCGCGCACGTGCAGGACTGCCTGCGGGACGGGCTCGCCGAGAGCCCGCTGGTCCCCCGCGCGCAGACCCTGGAGCTGCTCGGCGTGATGGACGACATCAGGCGGATCATCGGGGTGCACTACCCCGCCGACGACGCCTCCGCGGGGCAGCAGACCGCCCCGGTGGATGAAGTGGGCCGCCCGCACCCTCGCTAG